One genomic segment of Deltaproteobacteria bacterium RBG_16_64_85 includes these proteins:
- a CDS encoding type I glyceraldehyde-3-phosphate dehydrogenase, with product MAVKVGINGFGRIGRNFFRAAYKDPALEIVAVNDITDAKTLAHLLKYDSVHGRFEEEVGVKDSALVVAGKTVHVLAAKDPSELPWGKLGVEIVIESTGKFTEREGAEKHLKAGAKRVIISAPAKNPDATFVMGVNEKTFDPAKHFILSNASCTTNCLAPVAKVLLDTFGIERGLMTTIHAYTNDQKILDLPHKDLRRARAAGLSMIPTTTGAAKAVSLVIPALKGKLDGMAIRVPTSNVSLVDLTVELSKAATAEEVNAAMKKAAEGPLKGILQYVEEPLVSVDFNHTSYSAEFDALSTKVIEGKMVKVLAWYDNEWGYSCRLADLAKFVGEAK from the coding sequence ATGGCCGTGAAGGTCGGGATCAACGGGTTCGGGCGGATCGGGCGGAACTTCTTCCGCGCAGCGTACAAGGACCCCGCGCTGGAAATCGTCGCCGTGAACGACATCACCGACGCCAAGACGCTGGCGCACCTCCTCAAGTACGACTCCGTCCACGGACGGTTCGAGGAGGAGGTGGGGGTCAAGGACAGCGCGCTCGTCGTCGCCGGCAAGACGGTCCATGTCCTGGCCGCCAAGGACCCTTCCGAGCTTCCCTGGGGGAAGCTCGGCGTCGAGATCGTCATCGAGTCCACCGGCAAGTTCACGGAGCGGGAAGGGGCGGAGAAGCACCTGAAGGCGGGGGCCAAGCGGGTGATCATCTCGGCGCCCGCGAAGAATCCCGACGCCACCTTCGTGATGGGCGTCAACGAAAAGACCTTCGACCCGGCGAAGCACTTCATCCTCTCCAACGCCTCCTGCACGACGAACTGCCTCGCGCCGGTCGCCAAGGTGCTCCTGGACACGTTCGGGATCGAGCGGGGGCTGATGACCACGATCCACGCCTATACGAACGACCAGAAGATCCTCGACCTGCCGCACAAGGACCTGCGGAGGGCGCGCGCCGCCGGGCTGTCCATGATCCCGACCACGACCGGAGCGGCCAAGGCGGTCTCCCTGGTCATCCCCGCGCTGAAGGGAAAACTGGACGGCATGGCCATCCGCGTCCCCACGTCGAACGTCTCGTTGGTCGACCTTACGGTGGAACTGTCGAAGGCGGCGACGGCGGAGGAGGTCAACGCGGCGATGAAGAAGGCGGCGGAAGGCCCCCTGAAGGGGATCCTCCAGTACGTCGAGGAGCCGCTGGTGTCCGTCGACTTCAACCACACCTCCTACTCCGCGGAGTTCGACGCGCTCTCGACCAAGGTGATCGAGGGGAAGATGGTGAAGGTCCTGGCGTGGTACGACAACGAGTGGGGCTATTCGTGCCGTCTCGCCGACCTCGCCAAGTTCGTCGGCGAGGCGAAGTAG
- a CDS encoding Fis family transcriptional regulator, whose product MKTKGRVFLLDDDDLIVSMLARALKGEGYDVQAETDPGEAVEKIRSFSPDIVMLDLKLPGISGMDILKEITNQRIGTQVVMLTSDDSAESAVKAMKSGAVDYLTKPFDMDLVKIVVASIVEKGNLKQEVEYLRKISSDLVYNEIIGGTGVVKKLKEKAEKLAQAGVPSVLITGENGTGKEMFARYIHHAMHGEGPGGYAPFVGVNCAAIPESLIESELFGHEKGSFTDAKTEKKGVFELASQGSILLDEIGEMKPNLQAKLLRVLEERKVRHVGGKHDIPIDATVFTTTNRNLEEAVEKGEFRIDLYYRLNVFSLHIPPLRERQEDILPLARYFLEFFSTKYNRSAIKGFSPEAEKLLLSYGWPGNVRELRNVVERIVVLESDERVLPDHLPKEILFGKGGARTVSAGSGITLPDAGLSLDDVEKSLILQALEKTGGNKTQAAKLLGVTYDSLRYQIKKFGLE is encoded by the coding sequence ATGAAGACAAAAGGCCGTGTTTTCCTCCTGGACGACGACGACCTCATCGTATCCATGCTTGCGAGGGCGTTGAAGGGCGAGGGGTACGACGTCCAAGCGGAAACCGATCCGGGCGAGGCCGTCGAAAAAATTCGGTCGTTCTCCCCCGACATCGTCATGCTCGACCTCAAGCTGCCCGGCATCAGCGGGATGGACATCCTGAAGGAGATCACGAACCAAAGGATCGGGACCCAGGTGGTGATGCTGACGTCGGACGACAGCGCGGAAAGCGCGGTGAAGGCGATGAAATCAGGGGCTGTGGATTACCTGACCAAGCCCTTCGACATGGACCTGGTCAAGATCGTCGTCGCATCGATCGTGGAGAAAGGGAACCTGAAGCAGGAGGTCGAATACCTCCGGAAGATCAGCTCCGACCTGGTTTACAACGAGATCATCGGGGGTACCGGGGTCGTCAAGAAGTTGAAGGAGAAGGCCGAGAAGCTGGCGCAGGCCGGCGTTCCCTCGGTGCTGATCACCGGGGAAAACGGGACCGGCAAGGAGATGTTCGCGAGGTACATCCACCACGCGATGCACGGCGAGGGTCCCGGCGGGTACGCGCCGTTCGTCGGGGTGAATTGCGCCGCGATTCCGGAGTCCCTCATCGAGAGCGAGCTCTTCGGCCACGAAAAGGGGTCGTTCACCGACGCCAAGACGGAGAAGAAGGGCGTCTTCGAGCTGGCCTCCCAGGGGTCCATCCTCCTGGACGAGATCGGGGAGATGAAGCCGAACCTCCAGGCCAAGCTCCTCCGGGTGCTCGAGGAGAGGAAGGTGCGGCACGTGGGGGGGAAACACGACATCCCCATCGACGCGACCGTGTTCACCACCACCAATCGGAACCTCGAGGAGGCGGTGGAAAAGGGGGAGTTCCGGATCGACCTGTATTACCGGCTGAACGTCTTTTCCCTGCACATCCCCCCGCTCCGGGAGCGGCAGGAAGACATCCTTCCCCTCGCGCGGTATTTTCTCGAATTTTTCTCCACAAAGTACAATCGTTCGGCCATCAAGGGCTTTTCCCCGGAGGCGGAGAAGCTCCTGCTCTCCTACGGCTGGCCGGGAAACGTGAGGGAGCTCAGGAACGTCGTCGAAAGGATCGTCGTCCTGGAGAGCGACGAGAGGGTCCTCCCCGATCATCTCCCGAAGGAGATCCTGTTCGGGAAAGGGGGTGCGAGAACGGTGTCCGCAGGCTCCGGAATCACCCTCCCCGATGCGGGACTGTCGCTCGACGATGTGGAAAAAAGCCTCATCCTCCAGGCGCTCGAGAAAACCGGGGGCAACAAGACCCAGGCTGCGAAGCTCCTGGGCGTCACGTACGACTCCCTCCGCTACCAGATCAAGAAGTTCGGGCTGGAGTAA
- a CDS encoding preprotein translocase subunit SecG, with translation MYTLVIVLHVIVSVALILIILLQTGKGTDIGAVFGGGSSQTLFGSSGPTSFLGKLTAGAAIVFMLTSLFLAYFAGGRSSPTLMKGGTPIPAIPGPASPQGPSPGMPPGK, from the coding sequence ATGTACACCCTGGTCATCGTCCTTCATGTGATCGTATCCGTGGCCTTGATTCTGATCATCCTCCTGCAGACGGGGAAGGGCACCGACATCGGCGCCGTGTTCGGCGGCGGGTCGTCCCAGACCCTGTTCGGATCGAGCGGCCCAACCAGTTTCCTGGGGAAGCTGACGGCGGGGGCGGCGATCGTGTTCATGCTGACCTCCCTCTTCCTCGCCTACTTCGCCGGCGGCAGGTCCTCGCCCACGCTGATGAAGGGCGGGACGCCGATCCCGGCAATTCCCGGCCCCGCGTCCCCGCAAGGGCCTTCCCCGGGGATGCCCCCGGGCAAATAA
- a CDS encoding D-glycerate dehydrogenase, with the protein MRYLEQEKGLGASLPKVVVTRRLPGVSLSRLASLAAVAAPPPDSPLPREELLRQVPGAAGILCTLADRIDATLMDAAGPGLKVVSNYAVGVNNVDVAEAGLRGIRVCNTPDVLTEATADLGFALLLAAARRFSEAEGALRAGKFTGWDPWGFLGVPVYGRTLGIVGMGKIGSAIAVRATGFGMRILYHNRQPLSPERERVLRSEYRKLDDLLAESDFVVLSIPLTGETHGLIHRDRLGKMKATAVLVNISRGEVVEEGALAKALAERKIFAAGLDVYEKEPVVHPDLLAAPSAVLLPHVGSATLETRERMGRLAMENLLAVLAGTKPPCAVN; encoded by the coding sequence ATGCGTTATTTGGAGCAGGAGAAAGGCTTGGGTGCATCGCTCCCTAAAGTGGTTGTGACCCGGCGGCTGCCGGGGGTTTCCCTGTCACGTCTGGCTTCGCTGGCCGCCGTCGCCGCCCCTCCCCCGGATTCTCCCCTGCCCCGGGAGGAACTGCTTCGGCAGGTTCCGGGGGCTGCCGGCATCCTCTGCACCCTCGCGGACCGGATCGACGCGACCCTCATGGACGCGGCCGGCCCGGGGCTGAAGGTCGTCTCCAACTATGCGGTCGGCGTCAATAACGTCGACGTGGCGGAGGCCGGCCTCCGCGGCATCCGCGTGTGCAACACGCCGGACGTCCTCACGGAGGCGACCGCCGACCTCGGGTTCGCGCTGCTGTTGGCGGCCGCCAGGAGGTTTTCCGAGGCGGAAGGAGCCCTGCGCGCGGGGAAATTCACCGGTTGGGATCCGTGGGGGTTCCTGGGAGTCCCCGTCTACGGCAGGACGCTCGGAATCGTCGGGATGGGGAAGATCGGCAGCGCCATCGCGGTCCGCGCGACAGGGTTCGGGATGCGCATCCTCTACCACAACCGGCAGCCGCTTTCCCCGGAGCGGGAGAGGGTACTTCGCTCGGAGTACCGGAAGCTCGATGATTTGCTCGCCGAAAGCGATTTCGTCGTCCTGAGCATTCCCCTCACCGGGGAAACGCACGGGCTCATCCACCGGGATCGGCTGGGGAAGATGAAGGCGACGGCGGTCCTGGTGAACATCTCCCGCGGGGAGGTGGTGGAGGAGGGCGCCCTGGCGAAGGCGCTCGCGGAGAGGAAGATCTTTGCCGCGGGCCTCGACGTCTACGAGAAGGAGCCGGTGGTGCACCCGGACCTGCTGGCCGCTCCCTCCGCGGTGCTCCTTCCGCACGTAGGGAGCGCAACCCTGGAAACGCGGGAGCGGATGGGGCGGCTGGCCATGGAAAACCTGCTCGCGGTCCTTGCGGGGACGAAGCCCCCCTGCGCCGTCAATTAA
- a CDS encoding murein biosynthesis integral membrane protein MurJ has product MSPSARKQMGRAAALMMASVFLSRILGYARDAVIAYQHGATPETDAFFAAFTIPDFLNYLLAGGALSITFIPIFARTLAEGREAEGHRSFSTIATIMGVAMLFFVILGEFLAERLIPLIAPGFPPDQIAIAARLTRIVLPAQIFFYLGGLLMAVQYARNQFFLPATAPLIYNAGIIAGGLALGPFLGMAGFAWGVLIGSFLGNFAIQLYGARRSGLEFSPRLDFADPGFREFVRLSIPIMLGFSLVVVDEWMTRLFGSFLLAGAITWLNNARRLMQVPIGIFGQASGVASYPFLSAQAARGEKEAMWETLSATLRWVFFVSCAAAAITGVLSREVVLAVFKRGAFTIDDTISTASALTAFAIGIPFWCGQAIASRGFFAMKDTWTPTLVGTGAWLLSLPAYYFLRQNLGVFGLALASSIGIFLHATALYGILMGKTVGKKGLGQILEYSKMALSGGAAALAGSYAMGISSRWVSWETFPGAVLRFAAGGAVIAAVYFLCALLLRSGTAKSIRRRSDVFHPPGPPEAEPPSAPPA; this is encoded by the coding sequence ATGTCCCCTTCCGCCCGGAAACAGATGGGCCGCGCGGCGGCCCTCATGATGGCGTCCGTTTTCCTGAGCCGCATCCTGGGGTACGCCCGCGACGCGGTCATCGCCTACCAGCACGGGGCGACCCCCGAGACCGATGCTTTCTTCGCCGCCTTCACGATCCCCGATTTCCTCAACTATCTCCTTGCGGGCGGGGCCCTTTCGATCACGTTCATCCCGATCTTCGCCCGAACCCTCGCGGAGGGAAGGGAGGCCGAAGGGCATCGTTCCTTCTCGACGATCGCCACCATCATGGGCGTCGCGATGCTCTTCTTCGTGATCCTCGGGGAATTCCTCGCAGAACGTTTGATTCCATTGATCGCCCCCGGGTTCCCGCCGGACCAGATCGCCATCGCCGCAAGGCTCACGCGGATCGTCCTCCCCGCGCAGATCTTCTTCTACCTGGGAGGGCTGCTGATGGCCGTCCAGTACGCACGGAACCAGTTCTTCCTCCCCGCCACCGCTCCGCTGATCTACAATGCCGGGATCATCGCCGGGGGGCTTGCCCTGGGACCTTTCCTCGGGATGGCCGGATTCGCCTGGGGAGTCCTCATCGGTTCGTTCCTCGGGAACTTCGCCATTCAGCTCTACGGGGCCCGCAGGTCGGGCCTGGAATTTTCCCCGCGGCTCGACTTCGCCGACCCCGGGTTCCGGGAGTTCGTCCGGCTCTCGATCCCGATCATGCTCGGGTTCTCCCTGGTGGTCGTCGACGAGTGGATGACCCGGCTCTTCGGCTCGTTCCTCCTGGCGGGGGCGATCACCTGGCTCAACAACGCGCGGCGGCTGATGCAGGTGCCCATCGGCATCTTCGGCCAGGCATCGGGGGTGGCCTCCTACCCGTTCCTTTCGGCGCAGGCCGCGCGGGGAGAGAAGGAGGCGATGTGGGAAACGCTGTCGGCGACGCTTCGGTGGGTCTTCTTCGTCTCCTGCGCGGCGGCCGCGATCACCGGCGTCCTCTCCCGGGAGGTCGTGCTGGCCGTCTTCAAGCGCGGCGCGTTCACCATCGACGACACGATTTCGACCGCCTCCGCCCTTACCGCCTTCGCCATCGGGATCCCGTTCTGGTGCGGGCAGGCGATCGCCTCGCGCGGGTTCTTCGCCATGAAGGACACCTGGACCCCCACGCTGGTCGGGACCGGAGCGTGGCTTTTGAGCCTTCCCGCCTACTACTTCCTCCGGCAGAATTTGGGCGTCTTCGGACTGGCGCTGGCAAGCAGCATCGGCATTTTCCTCCACGCCACGGCGCTCTACGGAATCCTCATGGGGAAGACCGTAGGGAAGAAGGGGCTCGGGCAGATCCTCGAGTACTCGAAGATGGCGTTGTCGGGGGGAGCCGCCGCCCTTGCCGGATCGTATGCGATGGGAATTTCCTCCCGGTGGGTTTCCTGGGAAACGTTTCCGGGGGCGGTCCTCCGCTTCGCCGCCGGAGGGGCGGTCATCGCGGCGGTCTACTTCCTCTGCGCCCTCCTGTTGCGCAGCGGGACGGCAAAATCGATCCGGAGAAGGAGCGACGTCTTCCATCCTCCCGGGCCGCCCGAGGCAGAACCCCCTTCCGCGCCGCCTGCCTAA
- a CDS encoding triose-phosphate isomerase, which yields MRTPLIAGNWKMYKTAGESAAFVKEFLPLVSGVAGVEIVLAPPFPSLSVVASLTGGTNVGVASQNVHFATEGAYTGEVSPAMVRDAGARYAIIGHSERRQYFSESDDSVNLKVKAALAAGLIPILCLGETLQEREAGKTFEVSGRQLRAGLEGIAGAEAPKIVVAYEPVWAIGTGKTATPEQAQEVHAFLRGILKERWGADPADAVRILYGGSVKPENIADLMSKADIDGALVGGASLKANAFAGIVKFN from the coding sequence ATGCGCACCCCCCTCATCGCCGGCAACTGGAAGATGTACAAGACGGCGGGGGAGTCCGCGGCCTTCGTGAAGGAGTTTCTTCCCCTGGTCTCGGGCGTCGCGGGGGTCGAGATCGTCCTGGCGCCTCCCTTCCCGTCGCTGAGCGTGGTGGCATCCCTGACCGGAGGGACGAACGTCGGGGTGGCGTCCCAGAACGTCCACTTTGCCACGGAAGGCGCCTACACGGGGGAGGTCTCCCCCGCGATGGTGAGGGACGCCGGCGCGCGGTACGCGATCATCGGCCATTCGGAGCGGAGGCAATATTTCTCCGAGTCCGACGATTCCGTGAACCTGAAGGTAAAGGCCGCGCTCGCCGCCGGGCTCATCCCCATCCTGTGCCTGGGGGAGACGCTCCAGGAGCGGGAAGCGGGGAAAACGTTCGAGGTGTCGGGACGGCAGCTGCGAGCGGGGCTCGAAGGGATCGCGGGGGCGGAGGCGCCGAAGATCGTCGTCGCCTACGAGCCGGTCTGGGCGATCGGGACGGGAAAGACGGCCACCCCCGAACAGGCACAGGAGGTCCACGCCTTCCTGCGCGGGATCCTGAAGGAACGATGGGGAGCCGATCCCGCCGATGCGGTCCGTATTCTTTACGGAGGGTCCGTCAAACCGGAAAACATCGCCGACCTGATGTCGAAGGCGGACATCGACGGTGCACTCGTCGGCGGGGCAAGCCTCAAGGCGAACGCGTTCGCAGGCATCGTAAAGTTCAATTAA